The sequence TGCCCCATGAAGCAATACGAGAAGAAGTACGACGCCGATGGCCGCCCGTACCTGGAGACGTCCCTTCCCGGACTGCTCCTCACCCGCCTGCCGCTGCTCAACAAGGTCACGTCCTTCACGCGCGAGGAGCGCGAGGAGTTCGGCCTGATGGGCCTGCTGCCCACGCACGTGTCCTCGCTCGAGGAGCAGGTGACGCGCGCCTACGCCAACTTCAAGTCGTTCAAGACGGACCTGGAGAAGCACGTCTACCTGCGCGCGCTGCAGGACCGCAGCGAGGTGCTCTTCTACGCGCTGCTCGACGCGCACATCCAGGAGATGATGCCCATCATCTACACGCCCACGGTGGCGCAGGCGGTGGAGCAGTTCAGCCGCATCTACCGCTTCCCGCGCGGGCTCGTCGTCAACCCGGAGAACATCGACCGCATCGACGCGCTGCTGGAGGACACGCCCTTCCCGGACGTGCAGCTCATCGTCGCCACGGACAACGAGGGCATCCTCGGCATCGGCGACCAGGGCTTCGGCGGGCTGGCCATCTGCATCGGCAAGCTGTCGCTGTACACGGCGGCCGCGGGCATCGACCCCGCCGTCACGCTGCCCGTGGAACTGGACGTGGGCACCAACCGGCAGGATTTGCTGGACGACCCGCTGTACCTCGGCGTGCGGATGAAGCGCCTGGAGGGCCAGGCCTACGACGACTTCATCCACCGCTTCGTCACCGCGCTGCAGCGCCGCTTCCCGCGCGTGCTGTTGCAGTGGGAGGACTTCAGCAAGCAGAAGGCGTTCGACGTGCTGGAGCGCTATCGGGACGTGGTGCCCTCGCTCAACGACGACATCCAGGGCACGGGCGCGGTGGTGCTCGCGGGGCTGCTCGCGGCATCGAAGCGCAGCCAGCAGCCGCTGACGCAGCAGACCTTCGTCATCCACGGCGCGGGTGCGGGAGGCGTGGGCGTGGCACGGCAGATTGTGCGCGGTCTGCAATTGCAGGGCATGAG comes from Pyxidicoccus parkwaysis and encodes:
- a CDS encoding NAD-dependent malic enzyme, whose protein sequence is MKQYEKKYDADGRPYLETSLPGLLLTRLPLLNKVTSFTREEREEFGLMGLLPTHVSSLEEQVTRAYANFKSFKTDLEKHVYLRALQDRSEVLFYALLDAHIQEMMPIIYTPTVAQAVEQFSRIYRFPRGLVVNPENIDRIDALLEDTPFPDVQLIVATDNEGILGIGDQGFGGLAICIGKLSLYTAAAGIDPAVTLPVELDVGTNRQDLLDDPLYLGVRMKRLEGQAYDDFIHRFVTALQRRFPRVLLQWEDFSKQKAFDVLERYRDVVPSLNDDIQGTGAVVLAGLLAASKRSQQPLTQQTFVIHGAGAGGVGVARQIVRGLQLQGMSVEAARERIYLIDSKGLILKDRKGLEPYKRELAQEPSRVAGWKLQGAIPSLLETVREAKVTVLLGLSGQRGAFGEEVVREVAKNTPYPVVFALSNPTANSEAIPADVYRWTEGRALVATGSPFDDVEYEGALYPVGQGNNAFIFPGLGLGVLTCRAKRVTDGMLTAAALTLSEFVDTNRLAQGGLYPRMDRIHTASKQVAIAVIRQAVKEGVCGEQLPEDLEAHLEQRLWKPVFLPIRKAR